In Ovis aries strain OAR_USU_Benz2616 breed Rambouillet chromosome 8, ARS-UI_Ramb_v3.0, whole genome shotgun sequence, a single window of DNA contains:
- the HEBP2 gene encoding heme-binding protein 2 has protein sequence MAEVLEPDPGAAEGSEAPAVETPGWEVPEDAGPQPGSYEIRHYGPAKWVSTAVESMDWDSAMQTGFTKLNSYIQGKNEKEMKIKMTAPVTSYVEPGSGPFSESTITISLYIPSEQQSDPPRPAESDVFIEDRAEMTVFVRSFDGFSSGQKNQEQLLTLASILREEGKVFDEKVYYTAGYNSPFKLLDRNNEVWLIQKNEPSKERE, from the exons ATGGCCGAGGTGCTGGAGCCCGATCCCGGGGCAGCCGAGGGCTCGGAGGCCCCCGCGGTGGAGACGCCGGGCTGGGAGGTCCCGGAGGATGCTGGCCCCCAG CCCGGAAGTTATGAGATCCGACACTACGGGCCTGCCAAGTGGGTCAGCACTGCGGTTGAGTCTATGGACTGGGATTCAGCCATGCAGACTGGCTTTACAAAGCTGAACAGCTACATTCAAGGCAAAAACGAGAAAG agatgaaaataaagaTGACAGCTCCAGTGACGAGCTACGTGGAGCCCGGCTCAGGTCCTTTTAGCGAGTCTACCATTACCATTTCCCTGTATATCCCCTCTGAACAGCAATCTGATCCGCCCAGGCCTGCAGAGTCCGATGTCTTCATTGAAGACAGAGCCGAGATGACGGTGTTTGTACG GTCTTTCGATGGATTCTCTAGTGGCCAAAAGAATCAAGAACAACTCTTGACATTAGCAAGCATtttgagggaagaaggaaaagtttTCGACGAAAAGGTTTACTACACTGCAGGCTACAATAGCCCTTTCAAATTGCTTGATAGAAATAATGAAGTATGGTTGATCCAGAAAAATGAACcctccaaagaaagggaatga